A stretch of Plesiomonas shigelloides DNA encodes these proteins:
- the gap gene encoding type I glyceraldehyde-3-phosphate dehydrogenase: MSIKVGINGFGRIGRFVFRLACERSDIEVVGINDLIDVEYMAYMLKYDSTHGRFNGTVEVKDGNLVVNGKTVRVTAERDPANLRWGEIGVDVVAEATGLFLTDETARKHIAAGAKKVVLTGPSKDATPMFVMGVNHDTYAGQDIVSNASCTTNCLAPIAKVLNDTFGIESGLMTTVHATTATQKTVDGPSAKDWRGGRGAAQNIIPSSTGAAKAVGVVIPELKGLLTGMAFRVPTPDVSVVDLTVNLKKAATYAEICEAMKAASQGAMKGVLGYTEDEVVSTDFLGERQTSVFDAKAGIQLTDKFVKVVSWYDNEMGYSSKVLDLIAHISK; this comes from the coding sequence ATGTCTATCAAAGTAGGTATTAACGGTTTTGGCCGTATCGGTCGTTTCGTATTCCGTCTGGCTTGTGAGCGTTCTGACATCGAAGTTGTTGGTATCAACGACCTGATCGACGTTGAGTACATGGCTTACATGCTGAAGTACGACTCTACCCACGGTCGCTTCAACGGTACCGTTGAAGTTAAAGACGGCAACCTGGTTGTAAACGGCAAAACTGTTCGCGTTACCGCTGAGCGTGATCCTGCTAACCTGCGTTGGGGCGAAATCGGTGTTGACGTTGTTGCCGAAGCAACTGGTCTGTTCCTGACTGACGAAACTGCACGTAAGCACATCGCTGCTGGTGCTAAGAAAGTTGTTCTGACTGGCCCGTCTAAAGACGCTACCCCAATGTTCGTAATGGGTGTTAACCACGACACTTATGCTGGCCAAGACATCGTTTCTAACGCATCTTGCACCACTAACTGCCTGGCACCAATCGCTAAAGTACTGAACGACACCTTCGGTATCGAATCTGGTCTGATGACTACCGTTCACGCGACTACTGCTACTCAGAAGACTGTTGACGGTCCATCTGCGAAAGACTGGCGTGGTGGCCGCGGCGCGGCTCAAAACATCATCCCATCTTCTACCGGTGCTGCTAAAGCAGTAGGCGTAGTAATCCCTGAGCTGAAAGGCCTGCTGACTGGTATGGCGTTCCGTGTTCCAACTCCAGACGTATCTGTAGTTGACCTGACCGTTAACCTGAAGAAAGCTGCTACCTACGCAGAAATCTGTGAAGCAATGAAAGCTGCTTCTCAAGGCGCGATGAAAGGCGTTCTGGGCTACACCGAAGACGAAGTTGTTTCTACTGACTTCTTGGGTGAGCGTCAGACCTCTGTATTCGACGCTAAAGCTGGTATCCAGCTGACCGACAAATTCGTTAAAGTTGTATCTTGGTACGACAACGAAATGGGTTACTCCAGCAAAGTTCTGGATCTGATCGCTCACATCTCCAAGTAA
- the msrB gene encoding peptide-methionine (R)-S-oxide reductase MsrB produces MADKRSPLRSLTPEQHRVCREQGTEAPFSGRLLHNRKNGVYHCVCCDRPLFTSDAKFDSGCGWPSFSAPFSEDSVRYVNDFSHGMQRVEIRCRHCDAHLGHVFTDGPAPRGERYCLNSVALSFVDKDTGEVTEG; encoded by the coding sequence ATGGCAGATAAGAGATCACCTTTGCGCAGCTTAACCCCGGAGCAACATCGGGTATGTCGCGAGCAGGGGACTGAAGCGCCGTTTTCCGGACGCTTACTGCATAATCGCAAAAACGGCGTATACCACTGTGTGTGCTGTGATCGCCCCTTGTTTACCTCGGATGCCAAGTTTGATTCCGGTTGCGGCTGGCCAAGTTTTAGTGCGCCGTTCAGTGAGGATTCGGTGCGCTATGTGAATGATTTTAGTCACGGAATGCAGCGGGTAGAGATCCGTTGCCGGCATTGTGATGCCCATTTAGGGCATGTGTTTACCGATGGGCCGGCGCCGCGCGGTGAGCGCTATTGTTTGAACTCGGTGGCACTGAGTTTTGTCGATAAAGATACCGGTGAAGTGACTGAAGGCTAA
- a CDS encoding PrkA family serine protein kinase encodes MSIFDHYRQRYEAAKDEEFSLQEFLDICRNDHSAYANAAERLLMAIGEPTMIDTSADSRLSRLFSNRVIARYPAFEEFYGMEESIEQIVSYLKHAAQGLEEKKQILYLLGPVGGGKSSLAERLKSLMQQTPIYVLTANGVRSPVNDHPFCLFDVNEDGRILQEEYGIPKRYLRNIMSPWAAKRLHEFGGDITRFKVVKVRPSILDQIAIAKTEPGDENNQDISSLVGKVDIRQLEHFAQHDPDAYSYSGALCRANQGLMEFVEMFKAPIKVLHPLLTATQEGNYNGTEGLSALPFEGIILAHSNESEWVQFRNNKNNEAFLDRVYIVKVPYCLRVSDEIRIYDKLLRNSELTSSPCAPGTLETLARFTVLSRLKETENSSLYSKMRVYDGESLKDTDPKAKSYQEYRDYAGVDEGMNGLSTRFAFKILSRVFNFDHSEVAANPVHLFYVLEQQIEREQFPQEIAEKYLEHLKGYLIPKYVEFIGKEIQTAYLESYSEYGQNIFDRYVVYADFWIQDQEYRDPETGQLFDRSSLNAELEKIEKPAGISNPKDFRNEIVNFVLRARAHNGGRNPNWTSYEKLRTVIEKKMFSNTEELLPVISFNTKTSTEEQKKHDDFVHRMMEKGYTKKQVRLLCEWYLRVRKSS; translated from the coding sequence ATGAGTATCTTCGATCACTACCGTCAACGCTATGAAGCCGCTAAAGATGAAGAATTCTCCTTACAGGAGTTTCTGGATATCTGCCGTAACGACCACAGTGCGTATGCCAATGCGGCTGAACGGCTGCTGATGGCTATCGGTGAGCCTACCATGATCGACACCTCGGCCGATTCACGCCTGTCGCGCTTATTCTCCAACCGCGTGATCGCGCGTTATCCGGCTTTTGAAGAGTTTTATGGGATGGAAGAGTCGATCGAGCAGATCGTGTCCTATCTCAAACACGCAGCGCAAGGTCTGGAAGAGAAGAAACAGATCCTCTACTTATTGGGTCCTGTCGGTGGTGGTAAATCCTCACTGGCCGAGCGCTTAAAGAGCTTAATGCAGCAAACACCGATTTATGTGCTGACGGCCAACGGGGTGCGCAGCCCTGTCAACGATCACCCATTTTGCCTGTTTGATGTGAACGAAGATGGCCGCATTTTGCAGGAAGAATATGGCATTCCGAAGCGTTACCTGCGCAACATCATGTCGCCATGGGCGGCTAAACGCCTGCATGAGTTCGGCGGAGATATCACCCGTTTCAAAGTGGTCAAAGTGCGCCCGTCCATTTTGGATCAAATCGCCATCGCCAAAACCGAGCCGGGAGATGAGAACAACCAAGATATCTCCTCACTGGTCGGTAAAGTGGATATTCGCCAGTTAGAGCACTTTGCCCAGCACGATCCCGATGCCTACAGTTACTCAGGCGCACTGTGCCGAGCAAACCAAGGGTTGATGGAATTCGTGGAGATGTTCAAAGCGCCGATTAAGGTGCTGCACCCACTGCTGACCGCGACCCAAGAAGGTAACTACAACGGCACCGAAGGTCTGTCAGCGCTGCCGTTTGAAGGCATTATTTTGGCGCACTCCAACGAATCGGAATGGGTGCAATTCCGTAACAACAAGAATAACGAAGCGTTCCTTGACCGTGTCTACATCGTCAAGGTGCCGTACTGCTTGCGTGTATCCGATGAGATACGGATTTATGACAAATTACTGCGTAATAGCGAGCTGACCAGTTCACCTTGCGCCCCGGGCACATTGGAAACCTTAGCGCGCTTTACTGTCCTGTCGCGCTTGAAAGAAACAGAAAACTCCAGCCTGTACTCGAAAATGCGGGTGTATGACGGTGAGAGCCTGAAAGATACCGATCCGAAAGCCAAGTCCTATCAGGAGTACCGCGATTACGCCGGTGTCGATGAAGGGATGAACGGCCTGTCGACCCGCTTTGCGTTCAAGATTTTGTCTCGCGTGTTCAACTTTGACCACAGCGAGGTGGCCGCCAACCCAGTACATCTGTTCTACGTGCTGGAGCAACAAATCGAGCGCGAACAGTTCCCGCAAGAAATTGCTGAGAAATATCTGGAGCACCTCAAAGGCTACCTGATCCCGAAATATGTCGAGTTTATCGGCAAAGAGATCCAGACCGCCTACCTGGAGTCCTACTCTGAATACGGCCAGAACATTTTTGACCGCTATGTGGTGTACGCTGATTTCTGGATTCAAGATCAAGAGTACCGCGATCCTGAAACCGGCCAGCTGTTTGACCGCTCATCCTTAAATGCAGAACTGGAGAAGATTGAAAAACCGGCCGGTATCAGCAACCCGAAAGATTTCCGTAACGAGATAGTCAATTTCGTACTGCGGGCGCGCGCGCATAACGGTGGTCGCAACCCGAACTGGACCAGTTACGAAAAACTGCGCACCGTAATTGAGAAGAAAATGTTCTCCAACACTGAAGAGCTGTTGCCGGTGATTTCATTTAACACCAAAACCTCGACCGAAGAGCAGAAGAAACACGATGACTTTGTGCACCGTATGATGGAGAAAGGCTATACCAAGAAACAGGTACGCCTGCTCTGCGAATGGTATCTGCGGGTACGCAAATCATCCTGA
- a CDS encoding D-hexose-6-phosphate mutarotase, translating into MMDRFLSLPVIEQLSPSLSLRRNAELDILVIDHPKAQAAVSLQGAQLLLWQPTGQQPVIWLSEKAAFVSGKALRGGIPICWPWFGRVAQPAHGFARNLPWQLQQHQESDETLSLSLNLTDSAETDAYWPHAFSLTLEISVGEQLTLSLNSSSNEEVRLTGALHTYFAVGDIGKTSVEALGSEYTDSLNKGQKVEDAPVLTIEEGEAIDRIYTAAEEASFIHDEANQRVIVVEHQGNNCVVAWNPGKEGARGMADMADDGYQTMLCVETVLAGTPTIINAQHSHQLLARIRIA; encoded by the coding sequence ATGATGGATCGTTTCTTATCTTTGCCTGTTATTGAACAACTCTCCCCGTCGTTAAGCCTGCGCCGTAATGCGGAGCTGGATATCCTGGTTATTGATCACCCCAAAGCCCAAGCGGCCGTAAGTCTGCAAGGCGCACAGTTGCTGTTGTGGCAACCAACAGGGCAACAACCGGTAATTTGGCTAAGCGAAAAGGCAGCTTTTGTCAGCGGTAAAGCCCTGCGTGGCGGTATTCCTATCTGTTGGCCGTGGTTTGGTCGTGTTGCCCAACCGGCGCACGGTTTTGCCCGTAACTTGCCGTGGCAATTACAACAGCATCAGGAAAGCGATGAGACGCTGAGCCTGAGCTTAAACCTGACGGACAGCGCAGAAACCGATGCCTACTGGCCACATGCGTTCTCGCTGACCTTAGAGATCTCTGTGGGCGAGCAACTGACGCTGAGTCTGAACAGTAGCAGTAATGAAGAAGTCCGTCTGACCGGTGCTCTGCACACCTATTTTGCGGTGGGTGATATCGGTAAAACTAGCGTAGAAGCGCTCGGTAGCGAATACACTGATAGCCTGAATAAAGGCCAGAAAGTGGAAGATGCACCGGTTCTGACCATCGAAGAGGGTGAAGCCATTGACCGCATCTACACGGCCGCCGAAGAAGCCTCGTTCATCCACGATGAAGCCAACCAGCGTGTCATTGTGGTTGAGCACCAAGGCAATAACTGTGTGGTAGCGTGGAACCCTGGCAAAGAAGGGGCGCGCGGTATGGCCGATATGGCCGATGACGGTTATCAAACCATGCTGTGTGTGGAAACCGTTCTGGCCGGTACACCAACCATCATCAATGCGCAGCATAGCCACCAGCTGCTGGCACGTATTCGCATCGCCTAA